From the Natrarchaeobaculum aegyptiacum genome, one window contains:
- a CDS encoding homoserine dehydrogenase, which yields MRLAILGAGAVGRSVADLASEYGHDVVAVADSQSAAVDADGLDTDAVLERKAGGDAVGTGDLEDVFETDYDVLVEATPTTLDDAEPGFSHVERALTDDRHVVLANKGPVAERYEDLRALEAESAGSVRFEATVGGAIPVLSTIEDETPQAVTAVRGVLNGTANFILTRMAAEGLDYEHVLAEAQDLGVAEADPTFDVDGTDAALKFVILANVLADGGFSLEDATVEGIQNIPGSALDLAAEDGRTIRLIGEATRDSVRVGPRLVPENSALAVTGTRNIVQFETRHAGSLASSGRGAGGPETATAVLSDVGRLPRR from the coding sequence ATGCGACTCGCCATCCTCGGTGCCGGCGCAGTCGGCCGATCGGTCGCCGACCTCGCCAGCGAGTACGGCCACGATGTCGTCGCTGTCGCCGACTCACAGAGTGCTGCAGTCGACGCCGACGGACTCGATACCGATGCCGTCCTCGAGCGCAAAGCCGGTGGCGACGCCGTCGGCACTGGCGACCTCGAAGACGTCTTCGAGACCGATTACGACGTCCTCGTCGAGGCGACGCCCACCACGCTCGATGACGCCGAACCCGGCTTCTCACACGTCGAACGGGCGCTCACGGACGACCGCCACGTCGTCCTCGCGAACAAGGGGCCCGTCGCCGAACGGTACGAGGATCTGCGCGCGCTCGAGGCAGAGAGTGCGGGCTCGGTGCGCTTCGAGGCGACCGTCGGCGGCGCGATTCCGGTGCTCTCGACGATCGAAGACGAGACGCCACAGGCCGTCACCGCCGTCCGCGGCGTTCTCAACGGCACGGCGAACTTCATCCTCACGCGCATGGCTGCCGAAGGACTCGACTACGAACACGTCCTCGCGGAAGCTCAGGACCTCGGCGTCGCCGAGGCCGATCCCACGTTCGACGTCGACGGAACCGACGCCGCGCTCAAGTTCGTCATCCTGGCGAACGTGCTGGCCGACGGCGGCTTCTCGCTCGAGGACGCCACCGTCGAGGGCATTCAAAACATCCCGGGGAGTGCCCTCGACCTCGCCGCCGAAGACGGCCGGACGATTCGGCTCATCGGTGAAGCGACCCGCGACTCCGTCCGCGTCGGCCCGCGACTCGTCCCCGAGAACAGCGCCCTCGCCGTCACGGGCACGCGAAACATCGTCCAGTTCGAAACTCGCCACGCCGGGTCGCTCGCCTCGAGCGGTCGCGGTGCAGGTGGTCCGGAGACGGCGACGGCGGTCCTGTCGGACGTCGGCCGGTTACCGCGACGGTAG